In one window of Campylobacter coli DNA:
- a CDS encoding NADH-quinone oxidoreductase subunit C: protein MMRKYSDKKNAQLQNYYKDRFYHAPHTQKLDVNESVFKQDYEVLKTEVDIVNSFIELDFWVIEIKKEDNVKTLQMLQTLGYLNFTEASAIDFVADKNGFEVFYQLLNLEKRLRVRVRTFVGVKERLQSVAHIFKGANWSEREIYDMFGIFIINHPNLKRILMPDDWYGHPLLKTYPLKGDEFAQWYEIDKIFGKEYREIVGAEQRDPGFADDKDTLNFARLYHEVPKGGSRKEVSFKQEYQEDGGVAFVKKVKRDEAKILDKRR from the coding sequence GTGATGAGAAAATATAGCGATAAAAAAAATGCCCAACTGCAAAATTATTATAAAGACAGATTTTATCATGCACCCCATACTCAAAAATTAGATGTTAATGAGAGTGTATTTAAGCAAGATTATGAGGTTTTAAAAACAGAAGTTGATATTGTAAATTCTTTTATAGAACTTGATTTTTGGGTGATAGAAATTAAAAAAGAAGACAATGTTAAAACCCTACAAATGCTTCAAACCTTAGGATATTTAAATTTTACAGAAGCAAGTGCTATTGATTTTGTAGCCGATAAAAATGGTTTTGAAGTATTTTACCAGCTTTTAAATTTAGAAAAAAGATTAAGGGTGCGTGTTAGAACTTTTGTGGGTGTAAAAGAACGCTTACAAAGCGTAGCGCATATTTTTAAAGGTGCAAATTGGAGCGAAAGAGAAATTTATGATATGTTTGGAATTTTTATCATAAATCATCCTAATTTAAAGCGTATTTTAATGCCTGATGATTGGTATGGCCATCCTCTTTTAAAAACCTATCCTTTGAAAGGAGATGAATTTGCACAGTGGTATGAAATCGATAAAATTTTTGGTAAAGAATACCGCGAAATCGTAGGAGCCGAGCAAAGAGATCCAGGTTTTGCAGATGATAAAGATACACTCAATTTTGCAAGATTGTATCATGAAGTACCAAAAGGTGGATCTAGAAAAGAGGTATCTTTTAAACAAGAATACCAAGAAGATGGAGGCGTTGCTTTTGTAAAAAAAGTCAAACGCGACGAAGCAAAAATTTTAGACAAAAGGCGTTAA
- a CDS encoding NAD(P)H-quinone oxidoreductase subunit 3, whose translation MSHIDASHPYFGIFLMLVLASVIFFGLVFLASKIGNNFAAKNRKKLGLGIYECGPIPVKQANKINSQFFIVALIFILLDIEVVFLFPWALIFKDLGWFGLLEVFVFILLLGVGFLYAYKKGAFAWQSIK comes from the coding sequence ATGTCCCACATTGATGCTTCGCATCCTTATTTCGGTATATTTTTAATGTTAGTGCTAGCTAGTGTTATTTTTTTTGGATTGGTTTTTTTAGCTTCTAAAATCGGTAATAATTTTGCTGCAAAAAATCGTAAAAAACTAGGACTTGGAATTTATGAATGTGGTCCAATTCCAGTAAAACAAGCTAATAAGATTAATTCCCAATTCTTCATCGTAGCTTTGATTTTTATTCTTTTAGATATAGAAGTGGTGTTTTTATTTCCTTGGGCTTTGATTTTTAAAGATTTAGGATGGTTTGGGCTTTTAGAAGTATTTGTTTTTATTTTACTTTTAGGGGTTGGATTTTTATATGCTTATAAAAAAGGAGCGTTTGCATGGCAGAGCATCAAGTAA
- a CDS encoding ABC transporter permease, with translation MFLILGALFAPLLAPFDVLESHLNHLHQAPNLTYYLGTDFLGRDVFSRLLFALRISLFIGICSSFLSIFFALFYLFLARCFFYTFWMRILDLFLALPAFLLMMFFQSFVGVNIFLMIFLIALVHWPFIARIIESELKRLENLDFYKASMVLGRTKFRAFFKDLLPALKSLIFVLFVFNIIHAIATEATLSFFGLGLGFNIPTLGTLLNESSKAIFIGAWWMILFPLLALMFLFLPLLWLGNYLQKIGGVRS, from the coding sequence ATGTTTTTGATTTTAGGTGCTTTGTTTGCGCCTTTATTGGCTCCTTTTGATGTTTTAGAAAGTCATTTAAATCATTTGCACCAAGCTCCTAATTTGACTTATTATCTAGGGACTGATTTTTTAGGCAGAGATGTATTTTCGCGTTTGCTTTTTGCTTTGAGAATCTCTTTATTTATAGGAATTTGTAGTTCTTTTTTGTCTATATTTTTTGCTCTTTTTTATTTATTTTTAGCAAGATGTTTTTTTTATACTTTTTGGATGCGAATTTTAGATCTTTTTTTAGCTTTGCCTGCTTTTTTATTGATGATGTTTTTTCAAAGTTTTGTGGGTGTAAATATATTTTTAATGATTTTTTTAATCGCTTTAGTGCATTGGCCTTTTATAGCAAGGATTATAGAAAGCGAGCTAAAAAGATTAGAAAATTTAGACTTTTATAAAGCAAGTATGGTGCTAGGAAGGACTAAATTTAGAGCTTTTTTTAAGGATTTATTGCCAGCTTTAAAATCTTTAATATTTGTTCTTTTTGTATTTAATATCATTCATGCCATAGCTACTGAAGCGACTTTGAGTTTTTTTGGCTTAGGACTTGGTTTTAATATACCGACTTTAGGAACCTTGTTAAACGAATCTTCAAAAGCTATTTTTATAGGTGCTTGGTGGATGATATTGTTTCCACTTTTAGCTCTTATGTTTTTATTCTTACCCCTTTTATGGCTTGGAAATTATTTGCAAAAAATCGGTGGAGTAAGATCTTGA
- a CDS encoding NADH-ubiquinone oxidoreductase subunit E family protein — protein sequence MRRVDLRKSKELFEDLAQIIKEAQKGEVLVVLFEIGDFSPVEKSFSFVKEQGCELLNSLKFNQVDWTIVIKKESV from the coding sequence ATGAGAAGAGTGGATTTAAGAAAGAGTAAAGAGCTTTTTGAAGATTTAGCACAAATCATAAAAGAAGCTCAAAAAGGAGAAGTTTTGGTGGTGCTTTTTGAAATCGGTGACTTTTCACCCGTAGAGAAAAGCTTCTCTTTTGTTAAAGAGCAAGGCTGTGAGCTTTTAAATTCCTTGAAATTTAATCAAGTGGATTGGACTATAGTGATTAAAAAGGAAAGCGTATGA
- a CDS encoding ATP-binding cassette domain-containing protein, translated as MKVRNLSLKLNQKKIFENISFDIKIAKSLMIVGESGVGKSLLGKSLIRLLDSKFEINADEWSFNEVSVLNLNQNELRAFRSKVGLVLQDAELSLYPYLDIGNLFHLILKTHTKLNQKDYKRYAFDLLKKLGFDDIDLLWHSYANELSLGMARRVSLALALLSKPQILICDEITASLDKENVQKIIQILKELKNTLGLVCITHDLNLVNSLADEVLFLEKNQAQLFKADEFLRIYHA; from the coding sequence TTGAAAGTAAGAAATTTAAGCTTAAAATTAAATCAAAAAAAGATCTTTGAAAATATAAGTTTTGATATTAAAATAGCTAAGAGTTTGATGATTGTGGGTGAGAGTGGGGTTGGAAAAAGTCTTTTGGGAAAATCCTTAATCAGACTGCTTGATTCTAAATTTGAAATCAACGCAGATGAATGGAGCTTTAATGAAGTTTCTGTTCTAAATTTAAATCAAAACGAGCTTCGTGCATTTCGTTCTAAAGTCGGACTTGTTTTACAAGATGCAGAGCTTAGTCTTTATCCGTATTTGGACATAGGAAATTTATTTCATCTTATTTTAAAAACTCATACGAAATTAAATCAAAAAGACTATAAAAGATATGCTTTTGATTTACTTAAAAAATTAGGCTTTGATGATATAGATTTATTGTGGCATTCTTATGCAAATGAGTTAAGTTTGGGTATGGCAAGAAGAGTGAGTTTGGCTCTAGCTTTATTGAGCAAGCCTCAAATTTTAATTTGTGATGAGATTACAGCTTCTTTAGATAAAGAAAATGTGCAAAAAATCATTCAAATATTAAAAGAGTTAAAAAATACTTTAGGCTTAGTTTGTATCACGCATGATTTAAATTTAGTCAATTCTTTAGCAGATGAGGTGCTTTTTTTAGAAAAAAATCAAGCACAGCTTTTTAAAGCAGATGAATTTTTAAGGATTTATCATGCTTGA
- a CDS encoding ATP-binding cassette domain-containing protein, which translates to MLEVKNLGKFYEFKKHWYLKKEKHLIFENVNFSLKENENLMILGQSGAGKSTLARILCFLENPSFGEVIYKNLNPQKLDKTKQRLLRKEIQYCFQDQKAALNPYKKIKNLIQDGLENFNIKKEQEKILEFFDCFNLKKQILEQKPYELSGGEATRVGLIRALILEPRLLILDEITSSLDVKNSKEILNFLHHYQQENLISYIFITHQDEFFVNFKCKKMKL; encoded by the coding sequence ATGCTTGAAGTTAAAAATTTAGGTAAATTTTACGAGTTTAAAAAACATTGGTATTTAAAAAAAGAAAAACATTTGATTTTTGAAAATGTCAATTTTTCTTTAAAAGAGAATGAAAATTTGATGATTTTGGGGCAAAGTGGCGCAGGAAAAAGCACTTTAGCTAGGATACTTTGTTTTTTAGAAAACCCAAGTTTTGGTGAAGTTATATATAAAAATTTAAATCCCCAGAAGCTCGATAAAACAAAACAAAGACTTTTAAGAAAAGAAATTCAGTATTGTTTTCAGGATCAAAAAGCAGCCTTAAACCCCTATAAAAAAATCAAAAATCTTATCCAAGATGGTCTAGAAAATTTCAATATAAAAAAAGAGCAAGAAAAGATTTTAGAATTTTTTGATTGCTTTAATTTAAAAAAACAAATTTTAGAACAAAAACCCTATGAGTTAAGTGGAGGAGAGGCTACTCGGGTGGGACTTATCCGTGCTTTGATCTTAGAGCCAAGATTGCTTATTTTAGATGAAATTACTTCCAGTCTTGATGTAAAAAATTCAAAAGAAATCTTAAATTTTTTACATCATTATCAGCAAGAAAATTTGATTTCTTATATTTTTATCACTCATCAAGATGAGTTTTTTGTTAACTTTAAGTGTAAAAAAATGAAACTTTAA
- the nuoD gene encoding NADH dehydrogenase (quinone) subunit D: MQIPSKLKPYYENIAFEQEDSKMIINLGPQHPSAHGNLRLILELDGEQVVKARPTIGYMHRGMEKMAENMIYQEFIPTTDRMDYIAASANNYAYCAAVEKLCGLEIPRRAAVIRMILLELNRIASHLLWLATHALDIGAMSVFLYCFREREYVLDLIEKYCGARLTHSSMRIGGVMLDLPEGFLNELLAFCDKFPKDIADYEALLDDNRIWRLRTENVGVVSKEQAMNWGCTGVMLRGSGVRYDIRKEEPYLLYNEIDFGVPYATQGDSYARYKVYMQEFRESLKILRQCAALYKDTPPEILANHPEYVSSSKEQILTQNYSLMQHFVLITQGLKPPKGEVYVPTESPKGELGFFIHSDGTGRPYRLKARTPSYWHCAFFEEMLVGTYLADVVAIMGNVNIVLGEIDR, encoded by the coding sequence ATGCAAATTCCTAGCAAGTTAAAACCTTATTATGAAAATATAGCTTTTGAGCAAGAAGACTCAAAAATGATTATTAATTTAGGACCACAACACCCTTCAGCGCATGGAAATTTACGCCTTATTTTAGAACTTGATGGAGAGCAGGTTGTAAAAGCGCGCCCTACCATAGGCTATATGCATCGTGGTATGGAAAAGATGGCTGAAAATATGATATATCAAGAGTTTATCCCGACAACTGATAGGATGGATTATATCGCTGCTTCGGCTAATAATTATGCTTATTGCGCAGCCGTTGAAAAGCTTTGTGGTTTAGAAATTCCACGCCGTGCAGCAGTGATAAGAATGATACTTTTAGAGCTTAATCGCATCGCATCGCATTTGCTTTGGCTTGCAACTCACGCGCTTGATATTGGGGCGATGAGCGTATTTTTGTATTGTTTTAGAGAGCGCGAGTATGTTTTGGATTTGATAGAAAAATATTGTGGGGCAAGACTTACACATTCTTCTATGAGAATAGGTGGAGTTATGCTTGATTTGCCTGAAGGTTTTTTAAACGAGCTTTTGGCATTTTGCGATAAATTTCCTAAAGATATCGCTGATTATGAAGCTTTATTAGATGATAATAGAATTTGGCGCCTAAGAACTGAAAATGTAGGCGTCGTAAGCAAAGAACAGGCGATGAATTGGGGCTGTACAGGGGTGATGTTAAGAGGAAGTGGCGTAAGATATGATATACGCAAGGAAGAGCCTTATTTGCTTTATAATGAAATAGACTTTGGCGTGCCTTATGCAACTCAAGGAGATTCTTATGCTAGATATAAAGTTTATATGCAAGAATTTCGCGAAAGTCTTAAAATACTTAGACAATGTGCCGCGCTTTACAAAGATACTCCGCCTGAAATTTTGGCCAATCATCCTGAATATGTCAGCAGTTCAAAAGAGCAAATTTTAACGCAAAATTATTCTTTAATGCAGCATTTTGTACTTATAACTCAAGGTTTAAAACCTCCAAAGGGTGAAGTTTATGTGCCAACTGAAAGTCCTAAGGGCGAGCTTGGATTTTTTATCCATAGTGATGGTACGGGAAGGCCTTATCGTTTAAAGGCTAGAACGCCTAGTTATTGGCATTGTGCATTTTTTGAAGAAATGCTTGTGGGGACTTATTTGGCTGATGTTGTGGCCATTATGGGAAATGTAAATATAGTTTTAGGTGAGATAGATCGATGA
- a CDS encoding ABC transporter permease, which yields MLKRLVFSVFIAFFSTFLCFVLLYFSKGSVAYANKVNSQSKELVQRIEANLGLDKPLLEQYQIWLFKALKGDLGVSFLSGESVLKLIKERMANTLILSLSALVLLFLLSVFLALLGHYYKESFIDKLITFLAFNFFALPPFVLALFFVLIFGIFWQVLPITGTSDIGFEDDFFNRLEHLILPVLVLVLSHLALFLRIARNCINETFSQIFVQNLYARALREKDIYFLVLRYSLSPIIAYFGGSALSFMMGTYVVESVFAYEGLGSLLFESILFKDFPMALALIFFSVLLAAFFTFLSDVFAWILNPRLKRLKFV from the coding sequence GTGCTAAAACGCTTAGTTTTTAGTGTTTTTATCGCATTTTTTAGTACTTTTTTATGCTTTGTTTTGCTTTATTTTAGCAAAGGCAGTGTAGCGTATGCAAATAAAGTCAATTCTCAAAGCAAGGAATTGGTTCAAAGAATAGAAGCAAATTTAGGGCTGGATAAGCCCTTGCTAGAGCAGTATCAAATTTGGCTTTTTAAGGCTTTAAAAGGGGATTTGGGCGTTTCTTTTTTAAGCGGGGAAAGTGTTTTAAAGCTCATTAAAGAAAGGATGGCAAATACCTTGATTTTAAGCCTGAGTGCCTTAGTGCTTTTGTTTTTACTCAGTGTTTTTCTTGCTCTTTTGGGGCATTATTATAAAGAAAGTTTTATAGATAAATTAATCACTTTTTTAGCCTTTAATTTTTTTGCTTTACCACCTTTTGTTTTGGCTTTATTTTTTGTTTTGATTTTTGGAATTTTTTGGCAGGTTTTGCCTATAACAGGGACTAGTGATATAGGTTTTGAAGATGATTTTTTTAACCGTTTAGAACATCTTATTTTGCCTGTTTTAGTGCTCGTTTTATCTCATTTAGCTTTGTTTTTGCGCATAGCTAGAAATTGTATCAATGAAACTTTTTCACAAATTTTTGTTCAAAATTTATACGCTAGAGCTTTAAGGGAAAAAGATATTTATTTTTTGGTTTTAAGATATTCTTTAAGCCCTATTATAGCTTATTTTGGAGGCAGTGCTTTAAGCTTTATGATGGGAACTTATGTGGTTGAGAGTGTTTTTGCTTATGAGGGTCTTGGGAGTTTGCTTTTTGAAAGCATTCTTTTTAAAGATTTTCCTATGGCTTTGGCTTTGATATTTTTTAGTGTTTTACTTGCTGCTTTTTTTACATTTTTAAGTGATGTTTTTGCTTGGATTTTAAATCCAAGATTAAAAAGGTTGAAATTTGTTTAA
- a CDS encoding NADH-quinone oxidoreductase subunit B family protein gives MAEHQVNYASGLPVVLTSVDKLVQWGRSNSLWALSYGLACCAIEMMAAGGSRYDFDRFGTIFRASPRHSEVMIIAGTLCKKHAEFTRRLYDQMPDPKWVISMGSCANTGGMFNTYSTVQGVDRIIPVDIYVPGCAPRPESFQFALMILQKKIRKEKASRKMAPKRLV, from the coding sequence ATGGCAGAGCATCAAGTAAATTATGCCAGTGGTTTGCCAGTGGTTTTAACAAGCGTAGATAAGCTTGTTCAATGGGGGAGAAGTAATTCTTTGTGGGCTTTATCCTACGGACTCGCCTGTTGCGCGATTGAGATGATGGCAGCAGGGGGATCAAGATATGATTTTGATAGATTTGGAACGATTTTTAGAGCTTCTCCGCGTCATAGTGAAGTGATGATCATCGCAGGGACTTTATGTAAGAAACACGCTGAATTTACAAGAAGGCTATATGATCAAATGCCTGATCCTAAATGGGTGATTTCTATGGGAAGCTGTGCAAATACAGGGGGTATGTTTAATACTTATTCTACGGTTCAAGGTGTAGACAGGATCATTCCAGTTGATATTTATGTGCCAGGCTGTGCTCCGCGCCCTGAAAGTTTTCAGTTTGCTTTGATGATTTTGCAGAAAAAAATCCGAAAAGAAAAAGCCAGTCGCAAAATGGCTCCAAAAAGGTTGGTGTGA